GCCGGGAAACTGCGGCGGCCCTAGCGTTACTAACGTGCTGGCGAGAGCCAGAATTTCCGAGAGGACCACATGAACAACCTCAAGATCCCGCATAATGCTTTCGTGTTCGTCGGCGATGGCCGCAAGGCCCTGTTCCTGCGCAATGATGGCGATGAGAAGTTTCCCAATCTCAAGACCGAGACGGTCTTTGCGGAGGAACATCCGTCCAGCCATGACCAGGGCACCGAGCGCCCGGGCCGCGTCAGCAAGGCTTCGCAATCGGGCCAAAGGAGCACTGTCGAGCCGACCGACTGGCACGACATCGAAGAGCACAATTTTGCACGAAAGGTTGCGGCCGCCCTGGAGCAGGTGATCCGCGAGCGCAAGGTGCAGGCGCTGGTGGTGGTGGCTCCGCCGAGGACGCTTGCCGATTTGCGCGAGGCTTTCCATGCCGACGTGAAGGCCTGTATCGTGGCCGAGATCAACAAGGATCTGACCAAGCACCCGGTGTGGGAAATCGAGAAGCATCTGACCGGCGATGCCAATTCGCACTGAGGCATCGCGGCGGCCGGCGGAGGGGCACATGCGCGACTCAAGCAGAGCGAGGAATTCCGCGGCGGCGTCGCCGCCGCGAAAGGGCCCGCCTTCGGAGCAAACCGATGAGGCACCGGGCCTGATCGACAAGGATCGCGTCGACGTCGAGCGCGAAATCCCCGCGGAGGACAATCAGCCCATCGAAGGCGCCGAGCCGCATCAGCGGCCCGATCCGCCGGCATTCGAGGACTGAAAGCGTCGTCGTGTGCCCGGACCTATGACGGGGCGCCGGACACGGCGACCTTCTCGTCCTTCGCCAGCCGGCCGTCGACGACATGAATCCGGCGGTGCATCTGGGCAGCCAGATTGAGATCGTGGGTGACGGCGACCACGGTCTTTCCGCGCAGCGCCACCAAGTCGCGCAGCATGCCGAATACCTGCGTGGTGGAGACCGAATCCAGGCTTCCGGTCGGTTCATCCGCGAGGATGACGGGGGGATCGTTGGCCAACGCCCGCGCCACCGCGACGCGCTGCCGCTGGCCGCCGGACAATTGATCCGGGGTCTTGTGGCGATGATCGCCGAGCCCGAACGATTCCAGGAGTTCCTCGGCGCGTGCGGTGATGGCGCGCGGCGACAATTTGCCCAGCGCCCGCATCGGCAATGCGACATTTTCGGTGATCGAGAATTCCGGCAACAGAAAATGAAACTGGAAGACGAAGCCGAGGCGGGTAAGCCGCACTTTCGCGCGCGCGTCCTCGGTCATTGCGGTGGTGGAATGGCCGTCGATCAGGACTGCGCCCGATGTCGGAATATCCAACAGCCCCAGCAGGTACAGCAGCGACGATTTACCGGAGCCGGACGGACCGGTGATGGCGATGAACTCGCGCGGCATGATGGAGAGGTCGATGTCCTGCACCAGGGTGACCGGGACGATCCCGGAGAGGACCTTGGTCACGCCACGGGCCTCGATCAGCGCCGTGCTCATGTCGCGCCCCGGATGATATCGACGGGGTGCAGCCGCGCCGCGGATCGGGCCGGGAAATAGCCGGCCACCAGGCTCGACACCAGCGCCACGCCGGTGGCGAGCAGATAGTGTTTGACCGAATAGAGCACCGGCAGGTGGTTGTAGTCGGAAAACGGGGTCTTGAATTCCAGCGACGCCAGCCCGCGGGTCAGGAGATAGCCGAAGATCCAGCCCAGCACGGCGCCGACCAGACCGACCAGCAGTGCCTCGACGATGAAGACGGTCCGGATGATCTGCTCCCTGAAGCCCAGCGATTTCAGGATGGCGATGTCGCGGGTCTTCTCATGAGTGATGGTGGAAATGATGTTGTAGGTGCCGAAACTCGCAACCAGGAGGATCGCGCCGACGATGGTATACATCAGCACGTTGCGCAGCGTGATCGCCGACAGGAGATCCTCCTGGGCTTCCTGCCAGGAGATTGACTTATAGCCGGTCTGTTCACCGATCCGCTCCGAGATCAGGCGGGCCGCCATCGGATCGTGGGTGCGCACGCGGATCTCGTTGACGATGCCGGTCTGCTTTTCCAGGATCTGCGCGGTCTTGAGCAGGACATAGCCGGTGGTCTCGTCGGTCATGCGGAAGCCGGTATGGAAGGTGCCGACCACGGTGGCGTTCATGGTGGCGCCTTCGGCGGAAGCCAGCGTAATGTTGGAGTTGACCCGCGCGCCGATCTTGTTGGCAAGGCGGTCGCCGAGCAGGATGGCGTTGGACGAGCGATACAGCGAGTGCAGCGTTCCCTGCTTCATGTGGGTCGCCAGATTGGAGACATCGGCCTCGGTGCGGGGATCGATGCCGATGATCGAGATGGTCAGGTTGCGCCCGGCAAACCGCAGCACCGCCTTCGACTGTACCGACGGCGTCAGCGCGCCCGGCACCCAGCTATGCAGCGACGCGATTGTGGCCATCGGATTCTTGATGCCTGGGCGCCGGACGTCCGGCGTCAGGCCGTGGAATTCGGCGGCGGCGTAGGCGATATCCGCCGGTTGCCGCGTCGGCTGCCGAAGTTCATCGGTGATCGAAATATGCGGCAGCGCGTCGACCAGGGTCCGGATGAAATCGTCCTGCGATCCCTCCATCATTGCCGCCATCATCACGGAGAATCCGACGCCGGTCATGACGCCGGCAATCGCCACCAATGTCTGGCGGGCGCGGTGGCGGACATGAGTCCAGGCTATGGACAGGATCAGGTTCACCGCACGGCCGGCTCGGCGAGCAACGGCCGGACCCGCGACCCGTCCTTGATATTGGTGGTGGCAGGCGAGGCGACCAGTTCACCCTCGCTGGCGCCAGCGACGATCTCGACGAAACCTGTGCCGCGAATGCCGGTCTCTACCTTGTGCAGGCGCGCCCGATCGTTTTTGATCGTCAGCAGGCTGTTGCTGACCACGGCGTTGGCGGGGACCAGCAGGACATCCTGCTTCTCCCGGCTGACGATGTTGGCTTCGACGCTCATGCCGACCCGCAACGGCGTGTCTTCGGGCAGGCCAATGCGGACGCGGAACGTTTTGGAGACGGGGTCGCCGGCCGGCGTAATCTGTTTCACGAAGCCCGGGAGCACTTGATTGGCGAAGGCGTCGGTGCGCAGCAGCGCTTTCTGGCCGACCTGAACGCGGGGGATATCCTCCTCGTTGACGTCGGCGACCACCCATAGCGGCTTTTCCAGGCCGACGCGGTAGAGAATCGTGCCGGGGTCGACCATGTCGCCGACTTCGCCGTCCTCCTTGAGGACGGTGCCGTCCATCGGCGAGACCAGTTTGAAGTATTCCAGCCGCTGGGCCTGTGCGGCGATCTGGGCATGGATCCGGGCAAGGTCGCTTTCGGCGCGCTGATAGGCCTGCGAGGTCGCGACTCCGCGCGCCAGCAATTGCGACTGGCGGTCAAATTCCCGGCGCTGGAATTCCTCCAGCGCGCGCAGGTCGTTCAGCGTAGCCAGCGCCTCCTTGTCGTCGAGGCGGGCGAGGACATCGCCCTTCTTGACGCTTTTTCCCTCGCATCGGCAGCGTTCGATGATGCGGCCGCGAACCAGCGGCGTCGAGCGCGACCAGGTCTCGGGTTCGACCGCGCCGGTGGCATAGACGATTTCAGCGGCGGCGCCGCGGGTGACCCGAACCACCGTGATGGCCGGACCGCGCGACATCCACCACGCGACGGCCGCCAGCGCGGCGGCTAGCATCACCGCCATCAGCAGTTTCCACGGAGATGGACGCCGGTCGTCCGCCGCCGGCCCGGTTGCGGTTTCCGTCGTTTCGGTTGGCGCCACCCTCATGTCCATGATCGATCAAACCCCGGCTGATCGCGGCACGGGGTTAGCCATTGGTCGCCCCGCTTGCCGCCGCTACTCTCGGGGGAGCGATTTTGAAATGCTTCTTGGCATAGGCGACGATCTCGCGATCGCTGGGATGATCGGCGGGCTCCACGGCAACGATGCGATCGCCGATCTTCGAATGTTGCTCGCGGAGGAATTTGGCAAGCTCCGCCTTGGCGCCGGCAGGGCCGATGATCAGGATTTCGCTGGCGTCGCTGACGGCGTTCATGACCTGCGTCAGAAATTCCTTGTCCGGCGCCGCATGGCCGCTGCCGATCGAGCCGGCCTTGTGGTGCAGGTGCTTGGTGGGCAGATGCGGGTGCATGACCATCTCGTCATCGCCGGTGCGTCCGACATGGAACATCTTGGCTTGCTCATGATCGATCCAGACGATCGCGTGGAAGTGAGTCGGCATATTCGATCCTTTTTTGTGCAGCGATCGGCTGGTATCAACCGAATGGATACGCGCGCATGAGGCATTTTTGAGCCCCACGGCGTATTAAAAGAAAAAATACCGCAATGCGGAATCGGTCGATTGATTCAAGTCAATCGAACCGATGATGTCCTGCCGCGATCAGTGGACCAGAAGCGTGCAGATCGAGCTGTGCTGCAGAAGGTGGCGCGTCACCCCGCCGAATATCCACTCGCTCAGACGGGTGTGTCCGTAAGCTCCGGCGACGATGATATCGGCCCTCGCTTCGGACGCGATGGCTTCGAGCTGGCTGCCGGGGGCGCCGGCGGACGGTTCGACCCGCGCCGACGCCGGGACGTTATGGCGCTGGAGCCATTTCGCCACGTCGGCGACGCGCTCATTGGCAGCGCTCCGCTCGCTCTCGTCGGAGGCGATCTCGACGATGATCAGTTCCTTGGCTCGCTTGAGCAGCGGAAGCGCCGCCGGAAGCGCCCGCCGCGCCTCGGCGGAATCCTTCCACGCAATCAGGATGCGATTGAAGGCGAGGCAGGTGCTGTGGGGCGGCACGACCAATACCGGCCTGCCTGCCTTCATGACGGCGTCGCCGATCTCGAGCAGATGGTTTGGTCCGAGCCGATTATAATTCTCGGCGCGGCCGACCACCAGGATGTCCGCGGCCCGGGCTTCCTGCACGAGAAAATCCGCGGGGTAGGCGGCGTCCGAGCGCCATTCCAGCGCACCGTTGAAGTCCTTCAGTGCCGACCGGAAGTGACTCTCACAGCGGCCGATGGCCTGGTTCAGCTGTTCGTAATCGGCTTCGAGCACGTTCGACGCGATCATGCCGTCGGCATGAATCGGCACGTTGGGAAGGCCGGCGGTGACTCCGATCACTTTCGACTTGAACCGGTCGGCCAGCTCGCAGGTCACGCGCAGGGCGGGCTCGCTGTATTGTTCGAGGTCGAGATGCACCATGACCGTCTTGTACGTCACGCCGCCCTCCCGGTTCAGTGCGAAATCAACGCCGGGACGGTGAGCGATTCGAACATGCCGCGCGTCGCGCCGCCGAGGACGAACTCCCGAAATCTGGAATGCCCGTAGCCGCCCATCACGATCAGATCGGTGTCGTTGTCGGCGGCCAGTGACAGAATCGCGTTGTGGATATTGGATGTGGCTGCCGTCAGCCGGTGAGGGGTTGCGGGCAAATCGCGCCGGGCGAGGTGGGTGATAAATGCCGCCAATGATGCTTCGCCGACGGTATCTTCATCCTCGTTGACGGTCACGACGTCGATGGCCTTCGCCTTGCGCAGAAACGGTCCGGCATTTTGGACCGCCCGCGCCGCCGGCGCGCGACCGTCCCAGCAGATCAGCACGCGATCGGCCTTGAAAGCACCCCGGTTGATATAGGGCACCATCAGCATCGGCCGTCCAGATCCGAACAGCACCGCCTCCGAGATGAAATCGGTCTGGCTCGGCTTCGAGCTGTCGGGTTGACCGACGATGTTCAGATCGTAGAGGCGCGACAGTTCGGTCACGGTGCGGGTCGCGGCATAGGAAACGTTGAACGTGCTCTTGGCGTCATGTGGAATATTGAGGCGTCTTGTCACGATCTCGAACTGGTCGAGCACGACGGCGGCCTGCTCGACGCCGGTTTCGTACTGAGCGGCCATGACGACGGCGGATGCCTCGAACGCAATCATCGGATTCAGGGCCTGATAGGCGCATGCGATGCCGTCGAGATGGGCTTCGAAGAGACCGGCGACTGCCGCGGCGCAGTCGATCAGAGGGCCGGCCGGCCGATCGACGGGAAGAAGGACGGCGATATCGTTCAACATGCTGGGTCGCTTTCTGGCTAGGTGGCCTGATTTCACAGGAAACGATTATGCCCGCCGATGCCCGGGGCATTTTGATCTATCTCATGCCAGACGCCCGACGCTGGTCGAGCCCAATCCAAAAAAAATCAGGCACGCCGGTTGACCGACGCACCTGATTTTCTGTTCCTATCGGGCGTAGCGAATACGCCGATTCAAACTGCAATCAATACGGGCAGATCACCCGGCCCCAGCGCGGGCTGAAATAGCAGCCGCGACCGCGCACGATTGGGGGCGCGACATAGATGCCATAGCCGCGACCATAGCCTCTGCCGCGATAATAGCCCCTGCCACGATAATAGCCGCGGCCTCGACCGCGGCCCCACTGGGCTTCCGCCGACGAAGTGGATGCCGCCAGGAAGAGACCCGACGTGCCGACGACGCTGACCATGTAAACGAAGACCAAAGCCGCCGCGGCGATGATGCGCGAAACGATATTGTAGCGTTTAGCCATTAGGGATCTCCTGGGTCATTCCAATCGCCGTCAACTCTCAGCCGATCTCAGCCAAATTCTCCGGCAGCTTATAAGTTCACCAGAAAAATGTTGTTCTTGTGACTTTTCAACATGCTATTGGGAAGCTCAAGTGAGGTCAAGTTACGGTGTCTGTCGGCCGAACATGGGAAAGAGGTTCAAACATCCGACTGCATTTGAACAAATTGTGCATTGCGCCATCCCCGCCTTCGACGATGCGCCGATTCCGCCAAAATGTGCACCAATCCTGCCCAAACGAATCCTGGCAAAACTAGGATTGCCCCTCGCGTCCCGACATTGATCCAGATCAAATCAGATCCCCTCAAAAGAGTGCCGATGCCCAAACAACACACCTATGTTCTCGGCCTGAATACCTACGACCACGATGTGAGTGCCTGCCTGCTGCGCGACGGCGCCATTGCCTTCGCGATCGCCAAGGAACGGATCACGCGCGAAAAGCACGCTACGGGATTCTACCAGGAGGTGATCGACTATTGCCTGAATGCCGAGGGCATTACGCTTGACGACGTCGATCTGGTCGTCCGCAATTGCTACATTCTTCCAGTCCCGGAAATGGAGGAACGGCTGGTCTATCAGGACATGCCGGGCTTCCTGCCCCCACACGAGCGTGCCGGGGCTCCAAAGCATCCGCTGTACCTGTCGCATTCCGATAAAGTTGTCTCGATCTCCCACCATCTGGCGCACGCCTACAGCGCCTTTGCGGTATCGCCGTTCGAGGAAGGCGTCGTCATGATCGTCGACGGCGTCGGCAGCTATCAATCCGACGTCATGGAGCCCTATCCGCCGACCGACACCGCCACGCCGCTCGCCCGCGAGTCCGAGAGCTATTACAAGTTCAGCGGCTCGAAACTCGAATGCCTGAAGAAGGTCTGGATGGAGCCCGATCGCGGCTTCCTGAGCGACGAATTCTACAACATGCCCGGACTTGGCGCGCTCTACAGCCGGGCCTCGACCTACATTTTCGGCGATTGGAACAAGTGCGGTGAGCTGATGGGGCTCGCACCATATGGCCGGAAGGAGCAGGTCAGGCATCTGCTCGAACTGACCGACGGCAAGCTGCACGTCCCGCACTGGACCAGGGAATTCAACCAGCCCTACGTCATGGACG
The sequence above is drawn from the Bradyrhizobium sediminis genome and encodes:
- a CDS encoding efflux RND transporter periplasmic adaptor subunit, whose translation is MAVMLAAALAAVAWWMSRGPAITVVRVTRGAAAEIVYATGAVEPETWSRSTPLVRGRIIERCRCEGKSVKKGDVLARLDDKEALATLNDLRALEEFQRREFDRQSQLLARGVATSQAYQRAESDLARIHAQIAAQAQRLEYFKLVSPMDGTVLKEDGEVGDMVDPGTILYRVGLEKPLWVVADVNEEDIPRVQVGQKALLRTDAFANQVLPGFVKQITPAGDPVSKTFRVRIGLPEDTPLRVGMSVEANIVSREKQDVLLVPANAVVSNSLLTIKNDRARLHKVETGIRGTGFVEIVAGASEGELVASPATTNIKDGSRVRPLLAEPAVR
- a CDS encoding universal stress protein → MTYKTVMVHLDLEQYSEPALRVTCELADRFKSKVIGVTAGLPNVPIHADGMIASNVLEADYEQLNQAIGRCESHFRSALKDFNGALEWRSDAAYPADFLVQEARAADILVVGRAENYNRLGPNHLLEIGDAVMKAGRPVLVVPPHSTCLAFNRILIAWKDSAEARRALPAALPLLKRAKELIIVEIASDESERSAANERVADVAKWLQRHNVPASARVEPSAGAPGSQLEAIASEARADIIVAGAYGHTRLSEWIFGGVTRHLLQHSSICTLLVH
- a CDS encoding baeRF12 domain-containing protein — translated: MNNLKIPHNAFVFVGDGRKALFLRNDGDEKFPNLKTETVFAEEHPSSHDQGTERPGRVSKASQSGQRSTVEPTDWHDIEEHNFARKVAAALEQVIRERKVQALVVVAPPRTLADLREAFHADVKACIVAEINKDLTKHPVWEIEKHLTGDANSH
- a CDS encoding universal stress protein encodes the protein MLNDIAVLLPVDRPAGPLIDCAAAVAGLFEAHLDGIACAYQALNPMIAFEASAVVMAAQYETGVEQAAVVLDQFEIVTRRLNIPHDAKSTFNVSYAATRTVTELSRLYDLNIVGQPDSSKPSQTDFISEAVLFGSGRPMLMVPYINRGAFKADRVLICWDGRAPAARAVQNAGPFLRKAKAIDVVTVNEDEDTVGEASLAAFITHLARRDLPATPHRLTAATSNIHNAILSLAADNDTDLIVMGGYGHSRFREFVLGGATRGMFESLTVPALISH
- a CDS encoding ABC transporter ATP-binding protein, whose amino-acid sequence is MSTALIEARGVTKVLSGIVPVTLVQDIDLSIMPREFIAITGPSGSGKSSLLYLLGLLDIPTSGAVLIDGHSTTAMTEDARAKVRLTRLGFVFQFHFLLPEFSITENVALPMRALGKLSPRAITARAEELLESFGLGDHRHKTPDQLSGGQRQRVAVARALANDPPVILADEPTGSLDSVSTTQVFGMLRDLVALRGKTVVAVTHDLNLAAQMHRRIHVVDGRLAKDEKVAVSGAPS
- a CDS encoding ABC transporter permease, with amino-acid sequence MNLILSIAWTHVRHRARQTLVAIAGVMTGVGFSVMMAAMMEGSQDDFIRTLVDALPHISITDELRQPTRQPADIAYAAAEFHGLTPDVRRPGIKNPMATIASLHSWVPGALTPSVQSKAVLRFAGRNLTISIIGIDPRTEADVSNLATHMKQGTLHSLYRSSNAILLGDRLANKIGARVNSNITLASAEGATMNATVVGTFHTGFRMTDETTGYVLLKTAQILEKQTGIVNEIRVRTHDPMAARLISERIGEQTGYKSISWQEAQEDLLSAITLRNVLMYTIVGAILLVASFGTYNIISTITHEKTRDIAILKSLGFREQIIRTVFIVEALLVGLVGAVLGWIFGYLLTRGLASLEFKTPFSDYNHLPVLYSVKHYLLATGVALVSSLVAGYFPARSAARLHPVDIIRGAT
- a CDS encoding translational machinery protein, encoding MPTHFHAIVWIDHEQAKMFHVGRTGDDEMVMHPHLPTKHLHHKAGSIGSGHAAPDKEFLTQVMNAVSDASEILIIGPAGAKAELAKFLREQHSKIGDRIVAVEPADHPSDREIVAYAKKHFKIAPPRVAAASGATNG